The following coding sequences lie in one Pectobacterium sp. A5351 genomic window:
- a CDS encoding phage baseplate protein, producing MTVTMTVAISDNPVKALMAEAGQFSGIAGIGAGVAVGAVGSILGGGAAALAGLAASAGLAFAASGSKRSESALLEIRKLQVEKSILTVVGVNSSYDDMIITNTRVQKNKQNEGGQEIVVEMRALLIKNRNDSAATTNRNLPAGDSAATQGQANVNLGEVTPQ from the coding sequence ATGACAGTAACGATGACGGTCGCTATATCTGATAACCCAGTAAAAGCGCTGATGGCTGAGGCTGGTCAGTTTTCTGGCATTGCGGGGATTGGTGCTGGTGTTGCAGTCGGTGCGGTCGGTTCGATTCTGGGAGGCGGTGCGGCAGCGCTGGCCGGACTGGCAGCATCTGCTGGCTTGGCGTTCGCCGCGTCAGGTAGCAAACGATCCGAGTCGGCACTGCTGGAAATACGAAAGTTACAGGTTGAAAAGTCGATTCTGACGGTTGTCGGCGTTAATTCATCCTACGACGACATGATCATTACTAATACGCGAGTCCAGAAAAACAAACAGAACGAAGGGGGGCAGGAGATCGTCGTAGAAATGCGAGCGCTGCTGATAAAAAACAGAAATGACAGCGCCGCGACTACAAACCGGAATCTACCTGCTGGAGACTCGGCAGCTACTCAGGGGCAGGCGAACGTTAATTTAGGCGAGGTAACACCGCAATGA
- a CDS encoding phage baseplate plug family protein: protein MKIVPLTRGLADFSFTSTLNSATLRFNVRWLTRYSYFVVDIRDAMGSPITLGRGLHVGVNLLAGLNTDIGRLVLDGETPTMENLGVTNNLRWYPND, encoded by the coding sequence ATGAAAATAGTCCCCCTCACGCGCGGTCTGGCTGACTTCTCGTTTACGTCAACGCTCAATAGCGCAACGTTACGATTCAATGTGCGATGGCTAACGCGGTACAGTTATTTCGTCGTAGATATTCGTGATGCAATGGGTAGCCCGATCACATTGGGGCGAGGTCTGCACGTTGGCGTCAATTTATTGGCGGGGCTGAATACCGACATCGGCAGATTGGTGCTGGATGGCGAAACACCAACAATGGAAAATCTCGGTGTCACAAACAATCTGAGGTGGTACCCAAATGACTAG
- a CDS encoding phage protein, producing the protein MTRLFGRTYNLEVTSAEGNKLTCEPPTQVKFLITNMPMNQVATATIMIYGVSDQYRQLIQKFDETRQRFGTVRLTAGYDESSGELFTGQINSVEVGRDGVNVYLRLNCWSVIWADATIGKTWGEKTQAIEILQDVARSFGPPIEVVGNFSDLPMFNHGYTLPHTSSRNFLNAMKAAWRYDWLLSDTKTTLIRDGATRPTTYELNSDNGMESSPRWYQKDMEVDSRLNHIIQPGDLIKIRSDFWTINYSGMYNTGLNDTSNIQRRTGSFRVLSTTHQGDFWNDDWRTTFRCQWSAA; encoded by the coding sequence ATGACTAGATTATTCGGGCGAACGTATAACCTCGAAGTGACATCGGCAGAAGGGAATAAATTAACGTGTGAGCCACCGACACAGGTCAAATTTCTGATTACTAATATGCCAATGAATCAAGTCGCCACGGCCACGATTATGATTTACGGCGTGTCTGATCAGTACCGACAACTGATACAGAAATTCGATGAAACTCGCCAGCGTTTCGGTACCGTCCGCCTGACTGCTGGATACGACGAATCATCCGGGGAATTATTCACCGGGCAGATAAATAGCGTTGAAGTGGGGCGCGATGGTGTGAACGTTTATCTGCGCCTAAACTGCTGGTCGGTGATCTGGGCTGACGCCACTATCGGAAAGACGTGGGGCGAGAAGACGCAGGCAATAGAAATACTACAGGACGTGGCGCGATCGTTCGGTCCACCGATCGAAGTCGTTGGAAACTTCTCCGACTTGCCGATGTTTAACCATGGCTACACATTACCTCATACATCAAGCAGGAATTTTTTAAACGCTATGAAAGCCGCGTGGCGTTATGACTGGCTGCTGTCGGACACTAAAACCACGCTGATTCGTGATGGAGCCACACGACCAACAACCTACGAGCTGAATTCAGATAACGGCATGGAGAGTTCCCCGCGCTGGTACCAGAAAGACATGGAGGTTGATTCACGTCTCAACCACATCATCCAACCTGGCGATTTGATAAAAATCCGTTCTGATTTTTGGACTATCAACTACAGCGGCATGTACAACACCGGACTAAATGACACGTCGAATATTCAGCGCCGAACCGGTTCATTCAGGGTGCTATCAACGACGCATCAGGGTGATTTCTGGAATGACGACTGGCGTACAACGTTTCGGTGCCAGTGGAGCGCTGCATAA
- a CDS encoding Gp138 family membrane-puncturing spike protein: protein MKSTNPLFSAIQSASLNMIGDLMIGMPGHVVAYDPDKQRAQIECGIQRRMPDGAIETLSVLINVPVQFSGSADWVLFHELPAGTEGYIHFSQRSVDAWLDMGGPVPPTGPEMFSASDAFFSPGYRSLKTAIPDLPNSGVGMSNRDGSVRIHLTDDGITLTCGGVSLTVSPEGVTANGKTTLNGRTEVTTGGLAVGDIEFDDHAHGGVERGSGVSDGPQ, encoded by the coding sequence ATGAAAAGCACAAACCCGCTATTTTCTGCGATTCAATCCGCCAGCTTGAACATGATCGGGGATTTAATGATCGGCATGCCCGGTCATGTTGTGGCCTACGACCCAGATAAACAACGCGCTCAGATCGAATGCGGCATTCAAAGAAGAATGCCTGATGGCGCGATTGAAACTTTATCTGTGTTGATTAACGTTCCTGTGCAATTTTCCGGCTCCGCTGATTGGGTTCTGTTCCATGAGTTGCCCGCGGGTACCGAGGGGTATATTCATTTCAGTCAGCGATCTGTTGATGCGTGGCTCGATATGGGCGGTCCGGTACCGCCAACCGGCCCCGAAATGTTCAGCGCCAGCGATGCTTTTTTCTCACCCGGTTATCGGTCACTGAAAACCGCGATTCCCGATCTGCCCAATTCAGGTGTGGGCATGAGCAACCGTGACGGTTCTGTGCGCATCCACCTGACAGATGACGGCATAACCCTGACATGCGGCGGCGTTTCGTTGACTGTTTCGCCTGAGGGCGTGACAGCCAATGGAAAAACAACACTTAATGGCCGGACAGAGGTTACCACAGGTGGATTAGCTGTCGGTGATATCGAGTTTGATGATCACGCGCACGGAGGCGTTGAGCGCGGCAGTGGGGTATCTGACGGCCCTCAATAA
- a CDS encoding IS3 family transposase (programmed frameshift): MAKPKYSLETRLAVVNHYLAGKDGTHRTAERFGVERTSVRRWVRAWQLHGIDGITWKNDRHSPAFRMTVVQTVLNEELSMREAAARFNISTETVVRHWVNVYKDAGEKGLLSIKPGRSKDMTKPKKTPPLTDAALEKLSPEELRAELRYLRAENAYLKKPEGLSSKREKRQKAGIISELRLEYALGDLLRAAGMSRSTWYHNMNALKRVDRHAGLKDKIREIYHYHKGRYGYRRITLSLRKQGLLVNHKTVQRLMAELSLRSLIRVKKYRAWKGEMGKAAPNILSRNFSASKANEKWVTDVTEFSVQGKKLYLSPVLDLFNREIISYSLSERPVMEMVNTMLHDAFSALGPEDTPLLHTDQGWQYRMAGYQAKLKAQGMTQSMSRKGNCLDNAVMENFFGTLKSECFYLNRFSDLNELRKAIEDYIHYYNNERISLKLKGLSPVEYRTRALIAA, encoded by the exons ATGGCAAAGCCAAAATATTCCCTCGAAACCAGATTAGCTGTAGTTAATCACTACCTCGCCGGAAAAGATGGAACACATCGTACAGCTGAACGCTTTGGTGTTGAGAGAACATCAGTGCGACGCTGGGTAAGAGCCTGGCAACTCCATGGTATTGATGGCATTACCTGGAAAAATGACCGCCATTCTCCGGCGTTCCGGATGACTGTTGTCCAGACTGTTCTCAATGAAGAACTTTCGATGCGTGAAGCTGCCGCACGGTTTAATATCTCAACTGAAACCGTTGTCCGGCACTGGGTGAATGTATACAAAGACGCAGGTGAGAAAGGACTTCTGAGCATAAAACCAGGCCGGAGCAAGGACATGACAAAACCCAAAAAAACACCTCCACTTACCGATGCTGCACTGGAAAAGTTATCTCCCGAAGAACTGCGGGCTGAACTTCGTTACCTGCGCGCAGAGAATGCCTATCTAAAAAAGC CTGAAGGCCTTAGTTCAAAGCGAGAAAAGCGGCAGAAAGCCGGAATAATCAGTGAGCTAAGGCTGGAGTATGCGCTCGGTGATCTTCTGCGTGCAGCGGGTATGTCCCGTAGTACGTGGTATCACAATATGAATGCGCTGAAGCGAGTGGACAGGCATGCCGGGCTGAAAGATAAAATCAGAGAGATTTACCACTATCACAAAGGGCGTTATGGCTACCGCAGGATCACACTCTCACTGAGAAAACAGGGGTTGTTGGTAAACCATAAAACTGTGCAGAGACTGATGGCGGAGCTGTCACTCCGCTCTCTGATAAGGGTGAAGAAATATCGTGCCTGGAAAGGGGAAATGGGCAAGGCTGCGCCCAATATCCTGAGCCGGAACTTCAGTGCATCGAAAGCCAACGAAAAATGGGTCACGGATGTTACAGAGTTCTCGGTGCAGGGTAAAAAGCTGTACCTGTCGCCGGTTCTCGATCTGTTTAACCGGGAGATTATCTCCTACAGCCTGTCGGAAAGGCCGGTGATGGAGATGGTTAATACGATGCTGCACGATGCGTTCTCAGCGCTCGGACCGGAGGATACACCGCTGCTGCACACGGATCAGGGCTGGCAATACCGAATGGCAGGCTATCAGGCAAAGTTAAAGGCACAGGGTATGACGCAAAGCATGTCACGCAAGGGAAACTGCCTGGATAACGCGGTGATGGAGAACTTCTTCGGCACACTGAAATCGGAGTGTTTTTACCTGAACAGGTTCAGCGATCTGAATGAACTGAGGAAGGCGATAGAGGACTATATCCATTACTATAACAACGAGCGGATCAGCCTGAAATTAAAAGGCCTGAGTCCGGTAGAATACCGAACCCGGGCCCTGATAGCCGCTTAA
- a CDS encoding DUF4224 domain-containing protein, whose protein sequence is MTSIQVAKFSVPLQLTGYKIPSKQCEALRCAGIFFITRRDGRPRTTWTHFNNPLSQRQKIISSDAPQPNFGALD, encoded by the coding sequence ATCACCTCTATTCAGGTGGCCAAATTCAGTGTGCCACTACAGTTAACTGGTTACAAAATTCCATCCAAGCAATGCGAGGCATTACGCTGCGCCGGTATTTTCTTTATTACTCGTCGTGATGGGCGCCCCCGAACCACGTGGACGCACTTCAATAATCCCCTATCACAGCGTCAAAAAATAATCTCAAGTGACGCACCACAACCAAATTTTGGAGCTCTTGATTAA
- a CDS encoding HNH endonuclease, which produces MNQKDCSGKTLKPWPVFVDHYRELYEDISGKWCFREVETTDEAKRLQMEFEIEVRKASQLTSQERKQHLAVSNMPEMKEVITKVFVRNPYVVAEVLHRAQGKCELCKRNAPFLRGKDGTPYLEVHHCVPLSQGGEDTVENAIAACPNCHRQAHFG; this is translated from the coding sequence ATGAATCAGAAAGATTGTTCTGGAAAAACTCTAAAGCCGTGGCCAGTTTTTGTTGACCACTACAGGGAACTGTATGAAGATATTTCCGGGAAATGGTGCTTCAGGGAGGTCGAAACTACGGATGAAGCGAAACGTCTCCAGATGGAGTTCGAAATAGAAGTAAGGAAAGCTTCTCAATTAACTTCTCAGGAGCGTAAACAGCATTTAGCGGTAAGTAATATGCCGGAAATGAAGGAAGTTATTACTAAAGTCTTTGTTCGTAATCCGTATGTGGTGGCTGAGGTGCTACATAGAGCACAAGGAAAATGTGAACTTTGCAAACGTAATGCACCATTTCTTCGTGGTAAAGATGGCACCCCATATCTTGAAGTTCATCATTGTGTTCCGCTATCTCAAGGAGGGGAAGATACGGTTGAAAATGCAATAGCTGCTTGTCCAAATTGCCATAGACAAGCCCATTTTGGTTGA
- a CDS encoding tyrosine-type recombinase/integrase, with protein MSLTDTKVKNAKPSEKAVKLTDGFGLYLLVHPNGSKYWQLGYRFEGKQKVFSIGVYPAVSLANARQRRDEAKKLLAAGIDPSAKKQADNKTIQEKRNNTRAFKTVAKSWFSTKTTWSEDYQRSVWTRLETYLFSDIGEKDIAELDTGDLLVPIKKIEKLGYLEIAMRVKQYTTAIMRYAVQQKMIRFNPAYDLEGAVQKPQTEHRPAIELEEIPTLLERIEGYKGRSRLTQLAIKLNLLIFVRSSELRFARWSEIDFKSALWVIPEQREAIEGIKHSGRGAKMRRKHYVPLCDQALAILEELKDLTYDVNGDDGFILTGCYDAMKPMSENTINKALRKMGYDTKTDLCGHGFRTLACSALIESGIWPEDVVELQMSHMEKNNVRAAYTHKAKHLEQRRLMLQWWADFLDANRNEMVRPFEFAQKG; from the coding sequence ATGTCACTTACTGATACTAAAGTAAAAAATGCCAAGCCGTCAGAAAAGGCGGTGAAGCTCACTGACGGGTTCGGCCTCTACTTGCTGGTACATCCCAACGGTTCAAAATACTGGCAGTTGGGCTATCGCTTTGAAGGGAAACAGAAGGTGTTTTCCATCGGCGTCTACCCTGCCGTATCTCTGGCTAATGCCAGACAACGCCGGGATGAAGCAAAAAAGCTGTTAGCCGCTGGCATTGACCCCAGTGCTAAAAAACAGGCTGACAACAAAACCATTCAAGAGAAGCGTAACAATACTCGCGCTTTCAAGACCGTTGCCAAAAGCTGGTTTTCCACCAAAACCACATGGTCAGAAGATTATCAGCGTTCTGTTTGGACCCGTCTTGAAACCTACCTGTTCTCTGACATAGGTGAAAAAGACATTGCTGAACTGGATACTGGCGATCTGCTGGTTCCCATCAAAAAGATAGAGAAGCTGGGCTATCTGGAAATTGCTATGCGGGTGAAACAGTACACGACCGCCATCATGCGTTATGCCGTCCAGCAAAAGATGATCCGTTTCAATCCGGCCTATGACTTGGAAGGTGCTGTTCAGAAGCCACAAACAGAACACCGCCCTGCTATTGAACTGGAAGAGATACCTACCCTGCTGGAACGCATTGAAGGCTATAAAGGCCGTAGCCGACTGACTCAACTGGCGATAAAACTCAATCTGCTGATTTTTGTGCGTTCTAGTGAACTCCGCTTTGCCCGATGGTCAGAGATCGATTTCAAAAGCGCCTTGTGGGTTATCCCTGAACAGCGTGAAGCTATTGAAGGGATCAAACATTCAGGCCGTGGTGCAAAAATGCGCAGGAAACATTATGTTCCTCTATGCGATCAAGCACTGGCAATTTTGGAAGAGCTTAAAGACCTCACCTATGACGTTAACGGTGATGACGGCTTTATCCTGACAGGCTGTTATGATGCGATGAAGCCTATGAGTGAGAACACCATCAACAAGGCACTGCGCAAAATGGGCTATGACACCAAAACCGATCTGTGTGGTCATGGTTTCCGAACGCTGGCGTGTAGTGCCTTAATTGAATCGGGTATCTGGCCTGAAGATGTGGTTGAACTTCAGATGAGCCATATGGAAAAGAATAACGTTCGCGCCGCCTATACCCACAAGGCCAAGCACCTTGAACAACGCCGCCTAATGTTGCAATGGTGGGCTGATTTTCTCGATGCTAACCGCAACGAGATGGTCAGGCCGTTTGAGTTTGCGCAGAAGGGGTGA
- a CDS encoding MFS transporter has product MYYLHNKNFWIFGLFFFFYFFIMGAYFPFFPIWLHDINQISKSDTGIIFACISFFALLFQPIFGLLSDKLGLRKHLLWIITIMLVFFAPFFIYVFGPLLKYNIVLGSIVGGIYLGFINNGGAPAIEAYIEKVSRRSQFEFGRARLFGCLGWALCASIVGIMFTINNQFVFWLGSACAVILAILLLLAKPEVSSSAIVADQVGSNQKPFSLKMAAELLKERKIWFLTLYVVGVSCTYDVFDQQFANFFTSFFETRQEGTRVFGYVTTLGELLNASIMFFAPLIVNRIGGKNALLIAGTIMSARIIGSAFASSVLEVIVLKMLHMFEVPFLIVGCFKYITTVFEVRFSATIYLVCFCFFKQISIIFMSVFAGNMYDSIGFHGTYLILGGIALSFTTVSLFTLSGKGPLYAFSDKQKAPVNTL; this is encoded by the coding sequence ATGTACTACCTACATAATAAGAATTTCTGGATATTCGGCCTGTTTTTCTTTTTCTACTTCTTCATCATGGGGGCTTATTTTCCGTTCTTTCCAATTTGGCTTCACGATATCAACCAAATAAGTAAAAGTGATACGGGAATTATCTTCGCCTGTATTTCCTTTTTTGCCCTGCTATTTCAACCTATATTTGGCTTGCTATCCGATAAATTAGGATTGAGAAAACACCTGCTGTGGATTATTACCATCATGCTCGTGTTTTTTGCCCCGTTCTTTATTTATGTTTTTGGCCCGTTGCTAAAATACAATATCGTTTTAGGCTCTATCGTCGGCGGAATTTATCTGGGCTTTATCAACAACGGCGGCGCACCGGCCATTGAAGCCTATATCGAGAAAGTCAGCCGTCGCAGCCAGTTTGAATTTGGCCGTGCACGCCTGTTCGGCTGCCTCGGCTGGGCGCTCTGTGCGTCTATCGTCGGAATTATGTTTACCATCAATAACCAGTTTGTTTTCTGGCTTGGTTCCGCGTGTGCCGTCATTCTCGCCATCCTACTACTGTTGGCGAAGCCGGAGGTCTCTTCCAGCGCTATCGTTGCCGATCAGGTTGGCTCCAATCAGAAACCCTTTAGCCTGAAAATGGCGGCCGAGCTGTTAAAAGAACGCAAGATCTGGTTCCTGACCCTCTATGTCGTCGGCGTGTCGTGCACCTATGATGTCTTCGATCAGCAGTTTGCCAACTTCTTCACCTCGTTTTTCGAGACCCGGCAGGAAGGGACGAGAGTATTTGGCTATGTCACCACGCTGGGTGAATTGCTCAATGCCAGCATCATGTTTTTTGCGCCGCTGATTGTGAACCGTATCGGCGGTAAAAACGCCCTGCTCATCGCCGGGACAATTATGTCCGCACGTATCATTGGCTCTGCCTTTGCCAGTTCAGTGCTGGAAGTGATTGTGCTGAAAATGCTGCACATGTTCGAAGTGCCTTTCCTGATTGTCGGCTGCTTCAAATACATCACAACGGTCTTTGAAGTCCGCTTTTCCGCGACGATTTACCTGGTGTGTTTCTGCTTCTTTAAACAGATATCAATCATTTTCATGTCCGTCTTTGCCGGCAATATGTATGACAGTATCGGTTTTCATGGCACTTACCTGATTTTAGGCGGCATCGCTCTCTCCTTCACGACGGTATCTCTATTCACGCTGTCAGGAAAAGGGCCGTTATATGCCTTTTCCGACAAACAAAAAGCGCCGGTGAATACACTCTAG
- a CDS encoding LacI family DNA-binding transcriptional regulator gives MKQKPITLNDVAEYAGVSYQTVSRVLNQAPHVSSRTRTKVEEAMAALNYTPNRVAQQLAGKTITTLGLVTSDLSLHAPSQIAAAIKSTASQLGINIVMSMLSSPDVNTCNNAVNDLLSQRVSGVIVNVPLSSDDVAHINQTCADTPVLFMDADPHTDILNVMFDPDHGARLAITHLVQLGHQHIALLTGPMTSISARLRYEGWLAELEKQQLSPASVLHGDWSAASGYHQTLALLGQSLRVSAIVVANDQMALGVLRALHEYGLRVPEQMSVIGFDDTQDSAYYTPPLTTIRQDFRLLGKEGVTRLLTTLRDPTQSTSLLLPTELIVRHSTAVHSSTHASLQELTKNLLDITRQLQRL, from the coding sequence ATGAAACAGAAACCCATAACACTAAATGATGTCGCCGAGTATGCCGGGGTTTCCTATCAGACAGTTTCCCGCGTGCTGAATCAGGCACCTCATGTTTCATCTCGCACTCGCACTAAAGTAGAAGAGGCGATGGCGGCGCTTAACTACACGCCTAACCGCGTCGCACAGCAACTGGCAGGGAAAACCATCACCACGCTGGGGCTCGTTACCTCCGATCTTTCACTGCACGCGCCTTCCCAAATTGCCGCGGCGATCAAAAGTACCGCCAGTCAGTTAGGTATCAACATCGTGATGTCCATGCTGAGCAGCCCGGATGTCAACACCTGCAATAACGCGGTTAACGACCTGCTTTCTCAGCGGGTCAGCGGGGTTATCGTCAATGTCCCACTCTCGTCGGATGATGTCGCACACATTAACCAGACCTGTGCCGATACGCCCGTCCTGTTTATGGATGCCGATCCGCATACCGACATACTCAACGTCATGTTCGATCCCGATCACGGCGCACGCTTGGCTATCACACATCTCGTGCAACTGGGGCACCAGCATATCGCCCTGCTGACGGGGCCAATGACCTCGATTTCCGCCCGACTGCGTTATGAAGGCTGGCTAGCCGAGCTGGAAAAACAGCAACTTTCTCCCGCTTCAGTACTGCATGGCGACTGGAGCGCCGCTTCCGGTTACCACCAGACGCTGGCACTGCTGGGGCAATCTTTGCGCGTATCCGCCATTGTTGTAGCGAACGATCAAATGGCACTTGGCGTTCTGCGCGCGCTGCATGAGTATGGCCTTCGCGTGCCGGAACAGATGTCGGTGATCGGTTTTGACGATACTCAGGACAGCGCATATTACACTCCGCCACTGACAACCATTCGCCAGGATTTCAGGCTCTTAGGTAAAGAAGGCGTCACCCGCTTGCTCACTACGCTGCGCGACCCTACCCAGAGTACGTCACTACTGTTACCCACCGAACTGATCGTACGCCATAGCACCGCTGTACATTCATCGACACATGCTTCCCTGCAAGAACTCACCAAAAATCTGCTGGACATTACACGCCAGCTCCAGAGGCTGTAA